From a single Anoplolepis gracilipes chromosome 3, ASM4749672v1, whole genome shotgun sequence genomic region:
- the Fl(2)d gene encoding uncharacterized protein Fl(2)d isoform X2: MLDSCGRKVTSTLGLGGSTENLTMARRNELQNQSELGSLRESENKYRQQYVEASHREKILVRRLASKEQELQEYINQITEMKATQAPSAAALRSALLDPAVNILVQRLRQELITTKGKLEDTQNELSAWKFTPDSNTGKRLMAKCRLLYQENEELGRMIASGRIAKLEGELALQKNFSEEVKKSQSELDEFLQDLDEDVEGMQSTIYFLQQELRKARESVTLLQQENAALKANTNENNLSNGLSPHTPPIKKEELEETSDTKPDTKPSKMEDSDMCKGVRTPPLTSAQSELTSVERTERAERKLNQAEHIDESSSDSAALIIKVENEELSDREEEHEENQNKRILRSKSHNRNSGKSNGEEVLTRTTRGRDRIKREKSAASSDDERTHKKKRRESILSLDYNEGDDDALVLTNGETLQSDPE; this comes from the exons CTTGGTGGAAGTACAGAGAATCTCACAATGGCACGTCGCAACGAGCTCCAAAATCAAA GTGAACTAGGTTCATTGAGAGAATCCGAAAACAAATACAGGCAACAATATGTAGAAGCATCTCACAGAGAGAAGATCTTAGTAAGGAGGCTTGCCTCTAAAGAGCAGGAATTGCaagaatatatt AATCAAATAACTGAAATGAAAGCCACCCAAGCTCCGTCCGCAGCTGCATTAAGGTCTGCTCTGTTAGATCCAGctgttaatatattagtaCAGAGATTAAGGCAAGAATTAATAACAACCAAGGGTAAATTAGAGGATACACAAAATGAGCTAAGCGCATGGAAATTTACACCAGACAG CAATACAGGGAAAAGATTAATGGCAAAATGTAGATTATTGTATCAAGAAAACGAAGAACTTGGTCGTATGATTGCTAGTGGACGTATCGCTAAGTTAGAAGGCGAACTCGCcctacaaaaaaatttcagtgAAGAAGTCAAAAAGTCACAATCag AATTAGACGAGTTTCTACAGGATTTAGATGAAGACGTGGAGGGTATGCAGAGTactatttactttttacaacAAGAACTACGCAAGGCACGAGAATCTGTCACTCTATTACAACAAGAAAATGCAGCATTGAAGGCGAATACGAACGAGAATAATTTATCGAATGGTTTATCACCCCATACACCTCCCATTAAAAAGGAAGAATTGGAAGAAACTTCTGATACGAAACCAGATACGAAACCTTCGAAAATGGAGGACAGTGATATGTGCAAAGGTGTAAGAACTCCACCGTTAACGTCGGCCCAGAGTGAGCTTACTAGTGTCGAAAGAACAGAACGTGCAGAGAGAAAACTTAATCAAGCCGAACACATTGACGAAAGTTCTAGCGACTCCGcggcattaattattaagGTTGAAAATGAGGAACTCAGTGATAGAGAAGAGGAGCACGAGGAGAATCAGAACAAACGAATATTAAGGAGTAAAAGTCACAATAGGAATAGTGGTAAATCAAACGGAGAAGAGGTGTTAACGCGAACTACGCGGGGTAGGGACAGGATAAAAAGGGAGAAAAGTGCAGCCAGTAGTGATGATGAAAGGACGCACAAGAAGAAACGAAGGGAAagtattctttctctcgattATAATGAAGGTGATGATGATGCATTAGTTTTAACTAATGGCGAAACTCTACAAAGTGATCCAGAATAA